From Oceanococcus sp. HetDA_MAG_MS8, the proteins below share one genomic window:
- a CDS encoding error-prone DNA polymerase — protein MVSAWGLRMSSPAYAQLYTLSNFSFLRGASHPEELVEQAHRLGYTAMALTDECSLAGVVRAHQRAQSLGMQLIHGSEIQLEDGGCLVLLAPSLAAWQQISSLITRGRRRAEKGAYSLTQADVLELAPQALCLLVPQTLGLKPAQPDQDQPAQHADEDLAAWLAIHYPGQAWVAVEQLCDGADEARLRQAQALAWRHGLPAVAATGVLMHRRSRKALQDCLSATRLNKPLRQCGRALQANAERSLRQRARLARLYPPELLEESLRIARRCDFSLDSLRYQYPAELVPAGQTASAYLRQLTEEGLAQRFSGAVPAPIRQRVEQELSLIEELGYEPYFLTVHDLVRFARSQGILCQGRGSAANSAVCFYLGITCVNPATSELLFERFISRERNEPPDIDVDFEHARREEVFQYIYRKYGRDRAALAATVICYRKRSALRDLGRALGLSRDQLDRLSGALAWWDQPESLLARLQELGFDPSSAVLQKLFELLPQLIGFPRHLSQHVGGFVLSDAPLSQLVPIENAAMAERTIIQWDKDDLDALGLLKVDCLALGMLTAIHKAFDLVRGAHQRDLDLAQVLADQDPKVYAMLQRGESTGVFQVESRAQMTMLPRLKPRAFYDLVIEVAIVRPGPIQGGMVHPYLRRRRGEEAVDCPPGLERILGRTLGVPIFQEQVMAICMAAAGFTAGEADQVRRSMAAWRRKGGLEVFEQRLKQGMTANGYAPEFAQRIFQQVQGFGEYGFPESHAASFAALVYVSAWLKCHYPAAFYAALLNSQPMGFYSPSQLVQDARRMGVEVRPVDVNASGAQSQLEVDASPAGQAPSPPALRLGLNQIQQLGAEAAQRVAAQRPYRSVAELVQKAALQTRDRQALARAGALRSLAGHRHQAHWQMAAVDHEPSLPAVAEEAAALPAPTAGEDCLADYASLGLTLGQHPMQLLRPHLPRRLLTMAQWENLAHKRRCQVAGLVTNRQRPGTASGVVFLTLEDETGVSNLVVWPRVLEKYRAEVLQGRLLLASGHMERDGRVRHLIVDRLQAQDHLLGRLRTVSRDFH, from the coding sequence ATGGTTTCTGCATGGGGTCTTCGCATGAGCAGCCCGGCTTATGCCCAGCTCTACACCCTGTCGAACTTCAGCTTCTTGCGCGGGGCCTCGCATCCGGAGGAGCTGGTGGAGCAGGCTCATCGGCTGGGTTATACCGCCATGGCCCTCACCGATGAATGCAGCTTGGCTGGCGTGGTGCGGGCGCACCAGCGCGCCCAAAGTCTGGGCATGCAGCTGATTCATGGCAGCGAAATCCAGCTCGAAGACGGCGGTTGCCTGGTGCTGCTGGCGCCCAGTCTCGCCGCCTGGCAGCAGATCAGCAGCTTGATTACGCGGGGGCGACGCCGGGCCGAGAAGGGCGCCTACAGCCTGACACAAGCCGATGTGCTGGAGTTGGCACCGCAGGCTTTATGCCTGCTGGTGCCGCAAACCCTGGGTTTGAAGCCGGCCCAGCCGGACCAGGATCAGCCTGCGCAGCATGCCGATGAAGACCTGGCGGCTTGGCTGGCGATACATTATCCAGGGCAGGCCTGGGTGGCGGTGGAGCAGCTCTGCGATGGTGCCGATGAGGCGCGCCTGCGCCAGGCCCAGGCTCTGGCCTGGCGTCATGGCTTGCCGGCCGTGGCGGCGACCGGGGTGTTGATGCACCGGCGCAGTCGTAAGGCCTTGCAGGATTGCCTGAGTGCGACTCGGCTGAACAAGCCCTTGCGCCAATGCGGCCGGGCCTTGCAGGCCAATGCCGAGCGTAGCCTGCGGCAACGTGCCCGGCTGGCTCGCTTGTATCCACCAGAATTGCTGGAAGAAAGCCTGCGCATTGCCCGGCGTTGTGACTTTTCTTTGGATAGCCTGCGTTATCAGTATCCAGCGGAGTTGGTGCCGGCCGGGCAGACCGCCAGCGCCTATTTGCGCCAGCTCACCGAAGAGGGCTTGGCTCAGCGCTTTAGCGGCGCGGTGCCGGCGCCCATCCGCCAGCGGGTAGAGCAGGAGCTTAGCCTGATTGAGGAGTTGGGCTATGAGCCCTACTTCCTCACCGTGCATGACCTGGTTCGCTTTGCCCGCAGCCAGGGCATTCTGTGCCAGGGGCGGGGCAGTGCCGCCAACTCGGCGGTGTGCTTTTACCTGGGCATTACCTGCGTGAACCCGGCCACCTCTGAGCTGCTTTTTGAACGCTTTATTTCACGGGAGCGCAACGAGCCCCCGGATATTGACGTGGACTTCGAGCATGCCCGGCGCGAGGAAGTCTTTCAGTACATCTACCGCAAATATGGTCGGGACCGGGCCGCCCTGGCTGCCACCGTGATTTGTTATCGCAAACGCAGTGCTTTGCGTGACCTGGGACGGGCTCTGGGGCTGAGCCGGGATCAACTGGATCGGCTCAGCGGCGCCCTGGCCTGGTGGGATCAGCCGGAGAGCCTGCTCGCACGTCTGCAGGAGCTGGGTTTTGACCCGAGTTCAGCGGTGCTGCAAAAGTTATTTGAGCTACTCCCGCAGCTCATCGGCTTTCCCCGGCATTTGTCCCAGCATGTGGGCGGCTTTGTGCTCAGCGATGCGCCCCTGTCCCAACTGGTGCCCATCGAGAATGCCGCCATGGCCGAGCGCACGATCATTCAGTGGGACAAGGATGATCTAGATGCTTTGGGCTTGCTCAAGGTGGATTGTCTGGCCCTGGGCATGCTCACCGCTATCCACAAGGCTTTTGATCTGGTGCGCGGTGCCCATCAACGCGACCTGGATCTGGCCCAGGTGCTGGCCGACCAAGACCCCAAGGTCTACGCCATGCTCCAGCGCGGCGAATCCACCGGTGTTTTTCAGGTGGAGTCGCGGGCGCAGATGACCATGCTGCCCCGGCTGAAACCACGGGCCTTTTATGACTTGGTCATCGAGGTGGCCATTGTGCGGCCAGGGCCGATTCAGGGCGGCATGGTGCACCCCTACTTGCGTCGTCGTCGCGGCGAAGAAGCCGTGGATTGTCCGCCGGGGCTGGAGCGTATTCTGGGCCGCACCCTGGGCGTGCCCATCTTTCAGGAACAGGTCATGGCCATTTGTATGGCTGCGGCTGGCTTTACCGCCGGAGAAGCCGACCAGGTACGCCGCTCCATGGCGGCCTGGCGGCGCAAGGGCGGGCTGGAGGTGTTCGAGCAACGCCTCAAGCAGGGTATGACTGCCAATGGTTATGCCCCGGAATTTGCCCAGCGCATCTTCCAGCAGGTGCAGGGCTTTGGCGAATACGGTTTTCCCGAATCGCATGCTGCCAGCTTTGCCGCTTTGGTCTATGTGTCGGCTTGGCTCAAATGCCATTATCCGGCGGCCTTTTATGCCGCTTTGCTCAACAGCCAGCCCATGGGTTTTTATTCGCCTTCGCAGCTGGTGCAGGATGCTCGCCGTATGGGCGTGGAAGTACGGCCGGTGGATGTCAACGCCTCTGGCGCCCAGAGCCAACTGGAAGTCGATGCCAGCCCGGCAGGGCAGGCGCCGTCGCCTCCGGCTCTGCGTCTGGGGCTGAACCAGATCCAGCAACTGGGTGCCGAGGCCGCGCAGCGTGTGGCGGCGCAGCGGCCCTACCGCAGCGTGGCCGAGTTGGTACAAAAGGCGGCTTTACAAACCCGCGATCGGCAAGCTCTGGCTCGGGCTGGGGCCCTGCGTAGCCTGGCTGGACATCGGCACCAGGCGCATTGGCAGATGGCGGCAGTGGATCATGAGCCCAGCCTGCCGGCCGTAGCCGAGGAGGCCGCCGCACTACCGGCCCCCACAGCTGGTGAAGATTGCCTGGCCGATTACGCCAGTCTGGGGTTGACCCTGGGCCAGCACCCCATGCAGCTTTTGCGGCCCCACCTGCCACGCCGGCTGCTCACCATGGCCCAATGGGAAAACCTGGCCCACAAGCGTCGCTGCCAGGTGGCCGGCTTGGTCACCAATCGGCAACGGCCCGGCACCGCCAGTGGCGTGGTGTTTTTGACCCTGGAAGATGAAACCGGCGTGAGCAATCTGGTGGTTTGGCCGCGGGTGCTGGAGAAGTATCGCGCCGAAGTGCTACAGGGTCGATTGCTCCTGGCCAGTGGCCACATGGAGCGCGATGGCCGGGTGCGCCACCTCATCGTGGACCGACTCCAGGCCCAGGATCATCTGCTAGGGCGGCTGCGCACCGTGTCGCGGGATTTTCATTAA
- a CDS encoding DNA polymerase Y family protein, protein MWWLCLHAPALALDCQTAVRPPPEGEAPPQVLIDARQRIQQADAQVLAAGIPLGQTLTAARALLPSLQALEPDPEALEAAQLRLLCLAYGSSAQVSAVEPGTVVLEIGRSLRLFGGLKPLLRRLLEQWPRGWRRQWALAPTPLAAEMLARWRPRSVVAPDPDWEQALQTLPLELLDGRAAQTLQASGVQHLQQVLALPRAGLKRRCGVAFVNALDRLLGQAPDPRVWFCPPAEWLGQRHFEPEIATLAELAPMRQGLLDELQAWLLAQDLLARALRWEADLAGGGELAWETWPGMPSRDPAWLEQVSALQWERQQLPAAVRSLRLRVVEVCAPEAPQQSLLPGAADAVAECSPLWARLAARLGPQALGRPQAVDEHRPERAWTQAEPLDHSQAPPPPPYPRPLWLLPQPRPLAAAELAWVGPAERVETGWWDGAPMRRDYHQARRQDGSQVWVYREHERPEQWFLHGVFA, encoded by the coding sequence ATGTGGTGGCTTTGTCTGCACGCACCCGCGCTGGCGCTGGATTGTCAGACCGCGGTCAGGCCGCCGCCTGAGGGCGAGGCTCCTCCACAGGTTCTGATCGACGCGCGGCAGCGCATCCAGCAGGCCGATGCGCAGGTGCTGGCTGCGGGCATTCCCTTGGGGCAGACCCTGACCGCTGCCCGCGCCTTGCTGCCCAGCTTGCAGGCCCTGGAGCCTGATCCTGAAGCTTTGGAGGCTGCGCAGTTACGCCTGCTCTGCCTGGCCTATGGCAGCAGTGCCCAGGTCAGCGCCGTGGAGCCGGGCACCGTGGTGCTGGAAATTGGCCGCAGCCTGCGCTTGTTTGGGGGCTTGAAACCCCTGCTGCGCCGCCTGCTGGAGCAATGGCCCCGTGGCTGGCGCCGACAATGGGCGCTGGCACCGACGCCCTTGGCGGCAGAAATGCTGGCCCGCTGGCGGCCGCGCTCGGTGGTAGCGCCCGATCCAGACTGGGAGCAGGCGCTGCAGACCTTGCCGCTGGAATTGCTGGATGGCCGTGCTGCCCAGACCCTACAGGCCTCGGGCGTGCAGCACTTGCAACAGGTGTTGGCTTTGCCGCGGGCTGGGCTGAAACGCCGTTGTGGGGTGGCCTTTGTGAATGCCCTGGATCGGCTGCTGGGCCAGGCCCCCGACCCGCGCGTATGGTTTTGCCCGCCAGCGGAATGGCTGGGTCAGCGCCACTTCGAGCCCGAAATTGCCACTCTGGCGGAACTGGCTCCCATGCGTCAGGGCTTGCTGGATGAGCTGCAAGCCTGGCTGTTGGCGCAGGACCTGCTGGCGCGGGCCCTGCGCTGGGAGGCGGATCTGGCCGGTGGCGGGGAGCTGGCCTGGGAAACCTGGCCGGGGATGCCTAGTCGCGACCCCGCTTGGCTGGAGCAGGTCAGTGCTTTGCAATGGGAGCGGCAGCAGCTCCCGGCGGCGGTGCGCAGTCTGCGCCTGCGCGTGGTGGAGGTCTGTGCTCCGGAGGCTCCGCAGCAGAGTTTGTTGCCAGGAGCGGCGGATGCTGTAGCCGAATGCAGCCCCCTCTGGGCACGGTTGGCAGCGCGTCTGGGGCCACAAGCCCTGGGCCGCCCGCAGGCGGTGGATGAGCATCGGCCGGAGCGGGCCTGGACGCAGGCCGAGCCTTTGGATCATAGCCAGGCGCCGCCGCCACCGCCGTATCCTCGCCCATTGTGGTTACTGCCCCAACCGCGCCCCTTGGCGGCAGCGGAGTTGGCCTGGGTGGGGCCGGCCGAAAGGGTGGAAACCGGCTGGTGGGATGGCGCGCCCATGCGCCGGGATTACCACCAGGCTCGGCGGCAGGATGGCAGCCAGGTCTGGGTGTATCGCGAGCATGAGCGACCCGAGCAATGGTTTCTGCATGGGGTCTTCGCATGA
- the imuA gene encoding translesion DNA synthesis-associated protein ImuA: MTGPRPEDLPEALQPLLQQGQVWTAARAQAMPRGVWNSGFAALDAALPGGGWPRQGLVECFPATTGIGEISLFQPLLRAAGRCCWLAPPLIPYAPALQQWGLDLRQQLWVQPKAEERLWAAETVAQSGAYPVLLAWLEQANPAQLRRLSLAAEEQGVLLLAFRPARTAQQASPARLRLALQQQQGGLQLNLFKGRGLRPQQVCLQPERADVVALSARTRAGAGLSDRGQAAA; this comes from the coding sequence ATGACCGGCCCGCGTCCGGAGGACCTGCCCGAGGCCCTGCAACCCTTGCTTCAGCAAGGCCAGGTGTGGACGGCGGCCCGGGCGCAGGCCATGCCGCGCGGAGTGTGGAACAGTGGCTTTGCCGCACTGGATGCCGCGCTACCCGGAGGCGGCTGGCCCCGGCAGGGCTTGGTGGAATGCTTCCCGGCCACGACGGGGATTGGCGAAATCAGCTTGTTCCAACCGCTGCTGCGTGCTGCCGGACGTTGCTGCTGGCTGGCGCCGCCGCTGATTCCCTATGCACCGGCCTTACAGCAATGGGGTTTGGATCTGCGCCAGCAACTCTGGGTGCAGCCCAAAGCCGAAGAACGCTTGTGGGCCGCCGAGACGGTGGCTCAGTCCGGGGCCTATCCGGTGCTGCTGGCCTGGCTGGAGCAAGCCAACCCGGCACAGTTGCGGCGCTTGAGCCTGGCTGCCGAAGAACAAGGCGTGTTGCTGCTGGCCTTTCGCCCAGCGCGCACCGCCCAACAGGCCAGTCCGGCCCGTTTAAGGCTGGCTCTGCAGCAACAGCAGGGTGGTTTGCAACTGAACTTGTTCAAGGGCCGGGGGCTGCGTCCACAGCAGGTTTGCCTGCAACCGGAGCGGGCTGATGTGGTGGCTTTGTCTGCACGCACCCGCGCTGGCGCTGGATTGTCAGACCGCGGTCAGGCCGCCGCCTGA
- the lexA gene encoding transcriptional repressor LexA, protein MNDSARPSLTARQTQVLDMIRQHLQRHGVPPTQADIAQALGFASQTAAKDHLRALARKGYVDWRPGVARGIRLSDPLPADEPADFLELPVIGRVAAGSPLLAVEHVDTHYRIDARLFQPQADYLLRVRGWSMRDAGIHEDDLLAVHRSQQLRPGQMGVIRVDDEVTVKYWRPQADRVELHPDNPDFDVIVVDPQRQHLAIEGLAVGVIRPWNTEPASVEP, encoded by the coding sequence ATGAATGATTCTGCACGTCCTTCCCTCACTGCCCGGCAAACTCAGGTGCTGGACATGATTCGCCAGCATCTGCAGCGTCATGGGGTGCCGCCCACCCAGGCCGATATTGCCCAGGCGCTGGGCTTTGCTTCGCAAACCGCCGCCAAAGACCATCTGCGCGCGCTGGCGCGCAAGGGTTATGTGGACTGGCGGCCGGGCGTGGCGCGGGGGATTCGGCTGAGCGATCCGCTACCCGCCGACGAACCCGCCGACTTTCTGGAATTACCGGTGATTGGCCGGGTTGCAGCCGGCTCACCTTTGCTGGCTGTAGAGCATGTGGATACCCATTACCGCATCGATGCTCGGCTGTTTCAGCCCCAGGCCGATTACCTGCTGCGGGTGCGGGGCTGGTCCATGCGCGATGCCGGTATTCATGAAGATGACCTGCTGGCTGTCCACCGCAGCCAGCAACTGCGCCCAGGGCAGATGGGTGTGATTCGGGTGGATGACGAGGTCACGGTGAAATACTGGCGGCCGCAGGCCGACCGGGTGGAGCTGCATCCGGATAACCCCGATTTCGATGTGATCGTGGTGGACCCGCAGCGTCAGCATCTGGCGATTGAGGGCTTGGCGGTGGGGGTGATTCGCCCCTGGAACACCGAGCCGGCGAGTGTTGAGCCATGA
- a CDS encoding type II toxin-antitoxin system VapC family toxin, which yields MIVVDTSALMAILLNEEEADRCAAALEQAEELLISAGTLAEALIVSASRGLRPELEELVAGLPVHIQPETQRSSLAVADAYAQWGKGVHPAKLNFGDCFAYALARSRRAPLLFVGNDFSQTDIEAA from the coding sequence ATGATCGTGGTGGATACTTCCGCCTTGATGGCCATTCTCCTCAACGAGGAGGAGGCAGATCGCTGCGCAGCCGCATTGGAGCAGGCTGAAGAGCTGTTGATCTCAGCCGGAACCCTGGCCGAGGCATTGATCGTGAGTGCGAGCCGAGGCCTGCGGCCGGAGCTGGAGGAGTTGGTTGCGGGCTTGCCGGTTCATATTCAGCCCGAAACCCAAAGAAGCTCCCTTGCGGTGGCCGATGCTTATGCGCAGTGGGGCAAAGGAGTACACCCGGCAAAGCTCAACTTTGGTGACTGCTTTGCGTATGCCTTGGCGCGGTCTCGACGTGCTCCGCTGTTGTTTGTGGGAAACGACTTTTCGCAGACGGATATTGAAGCGGCATAG
- a CDS encoding type II toxin-antitoxin system prevent-host-death family antitoxin, protein MRISVTEAKAKLPELVRRAESGEEVVLTKHGRATVQLLPAVATVSQKQRHALLARIRASAAKHARPGPAAAQSQDFLYGDSGMPE, encoded by the coding sequence ATGCGGATCTCTGTGACAGAGGCCAAAGCCAAACTTCCCGAGCTGGTCCGACGCGCTGAATCTGGCGAAGAGGTGGTGCTCACCAAGCATGGCCGCGCGACTGTGCAGCTACTGCCAGCAGTGGCCACTGTCAGCCAGAAGCAGCGGCATGCGCTGCTGGCCCGCATCAGAGCATCCGCGGCCAAACATGCCAGGCCCGGTCCCGCTGCGGCACAGAGCCAGGACTTTCTCTACGGCGACTCTGGCATGCCGGAATGA
- a CDS encoding MerR family transcriptional regulator, producing the protein MWTIKPFAQAAGVGVETVRFYQRKGLLEVPAEQPGGRRYGPADLRRLRFIRQAQTAGFSLQDIAELLALDACEDRSRVRELAQERLQALQDQIRSLQQAQRSLQRLVQECAQGRSGPCPILEAFAPE; encoded by the coding sequence ATGTGGACCATCAAGCCTTTTGCCCAGGCGGCGGGCGTGGGCGTAGAGACCGTGCGCTTCTACCAGCGCAAGGGATTGCTGGAGGTGCCCGCGGAACAGCCCGGTGGCCGCCGTTACGGACCGGCCGATTTGCGCCGGCTGCGTTTTATCCGCCAGGCCCAAACGGCAGGCTTTAGCCTGCAAGACATTGCCGAACTCCTGGCGCTGGATGCCTGCGAAGACCGCAGCCGCGTCCGTGAACTGGCCCAGGAGCGCCTGCAGGCCCTGCAAGATCAAATTCGCAGCCTGCAACAGGCCCAGCGTAGCTTGCAGCGACTGGTGCAGGAGTGTGCCCAGGGTCGCTCCGGGCCTTGTCCCATTCTGGAAGCCTTTGCGCCGGAGTGA
- a CDS encoding glutaredoxin codes for MTSQEATLSTTHTAVLYRMKMDKHLCPYGLKTRHLLRSQGYAIEDHPLRSREEVDAFKAKHGVTTTPQVFIDGQRIGGYEDLRRHLNLPLRDPNQPSYRPVLALFSLTLLMALASSQAAFGSPFTIQAAEWFIAYSMVVLALLKLQNVDSFATMFLNYDLLAQRWVPYATLYPFAEGLAGVLMVGGILHGLSVPLALFIGSIGAVSVFKAVYIDRRELKCACVGGANAVPLGFVSLTENLMMMAMALWMGWSAWAG; via the coding sequence ATGACTAGCCAGGAGGCTACCTTGAGTACCACGCACACCGCCGTGCTGTATCGGATGAAGATGGACAAGCATCTATGCCCCTATGGCCTCAAAACACGTCACTTGCTGCGTAGCCAGGGCTATGCGATTGAAGACCACCCCCTGCGCTCGCGCGAGGAAGTCGACGCCTTCAAAGCCAAGCATGGCGTCACAACCACGCCCCAGGTATTCATTGATGGCCAGCGCATCGGCGGTTACGAAGATCTGCGCCGGCATCTGAATCTGCCCTTGCGCGACCCTAATCAGCCCAGTTACCGTCCCGTCCTGGCCCTGTTCAGTCTTACCCTGCTGATGGCCCTGGCTAGCAGCCAGGCCGCTTTCGGCAGCCCCTTCACCATACAGGCCGCCGAGTGGTTCATTGCCTACAGCATGGTGGTACTGGCCCTGCTCAAGCTGCAAAACGTGGACAGCTTCGCCACCATGTTTTTGAACTACGACCTACTGGCGCAGCGCTGGGTGCCCTACGCCACCCTCTACCCTTTTGCCGAAGGTCTGGCTGGCGTGCTGATGGTCGGCGGCATTCTGCATGGGCTGTCGGTACCGCTGGCCTTGTTCATCGGCAGCATCGGCGCTGTCTCGGTCTTCAAGGCCGTTTACATCGATCGCCGCGAACTCAAATGTGCCTGTGTCGGCGGCGCCAATGCGGTGCCCCTGGGCTTTGTCTCGCTCACCGAAAACCTGATGATGATGGCTATGGCGCTGTGGATGGGCTGGTCCGCCTGGGCGGGCTGA
- a CDS encoding DUF305 domain-containing protein, which produces MKSPLALVLALLTGWGMAAALNARPHSVPLPDQHDSGHPIDVGFAQQMSRHHDQALMLSRIFLQGHGSPLSALATRIVEDQLFELGQMRGWLELWQAPLLPDSDSMDWMRLGQEPPGPDLQAYLLDCARSAGGMPGLASREQIAALQSSAGTARDQLFLDLMQAHHQGGLPMLKFASREAKHPAVRQLAERMLLQQGQEILQMQQYRTQVKHTLRHPG; this is translated from the coding sequence GTGAAAAGCCCTTTGGCTCTGGTGTTGGCGCTGCTCACTGGCTGGGGAATGGCCGCAGCCCTCAACGCGCGACCACACTCCGTCCCCCTGCCTGACCAGCACGACTCTGGCCACCCTATTGATGTGGGCTTTGCCCAACAGATGAGCCGCCACCATGATCAGGCCCTGATGCTCAGCCGCATCTTCCTCCAAGGGCACGGCAGCCCTCTGAGTGCCCTGGCCACGCGCATCGTCGAAGACCAACTCTTTGAACTGGGCCAGATGCGTGGCTGGCTAGAGCTCTGGCAAGCACCGCTGCTTCCTGACAGCGACAGCATGGACTGGATGCGGCTGGGCCAGGAGCCTCCAGGCCCAGACCTCCAAGCCTACCTGCTGGACTGCGCCCGCTCGGCTGGCGGCATGCCCGGACTGGCCAGTCGTGAGCAAATCGCCGCACTGCAATCGAGCGCGGGTACGGCACGAGATCAACTGTTTCTGGACCTGATGCAAGCCCACCACCAAGGCGGGCTACCGATGCTGAAATTTGCCAGCCGTGAGGCCAAACATCCTGCTGTGCGCCAGCTGGCCGAGCGTATGCTGCTCCAGCAAGGGCAGGAGATCCTGCAAATGCAGCAATACCGAACGCAGGTGAAACACACCCTTAGGCATCCAGGGTGA
- a CDS encoding arsenate reductase, giving the protein MITLYGIKNCDSVKRARKALDEAGLAYRFHDFRVDGVEAAQVQQWLEQCGQAVINRRGTTWRKLDAQQQARADSDAAALLCEHSSLIKRPVIDKDGQVRLGFAPKEAEEVLAWLQE; this is encoded by the coding sequence ATGATTACCCTCTACGGCATTAAGAACTGCGACTCCGTCAAACGCGCCCGCAAGGCCCTGGACGAGGCCGGGCTGGCATATCGCTTTCATGACTTCCGCGTGGATGGCGTGGAGGCCGCACAGGTGCAGCAGTGGCTAGAGCAATGTGGCCAGGCTGTGATTAACCGTCGTGGTACCACTTGGCGGAAGTTGGATGCACAGCAGCAGGCCCGTGCAGACTCTGATGCGGCTGCCTTGCTTTGTGAGCACAGCAGCCTGATCAAGCGCCCCGTGATCGACAAAGACGGGCAGGTGCGTTTGGGCTTTGCGCCCAAAGAGGCAGAGGAGGTTCTAGCTTGGCTGCAGGAGTAG
- a CDS encoding AraC family transcriptional regulator ligand-binding domain-containing protein gives MTLALELPALSVLMAACSRSGSDLGMALDSFSAGQPSGEQSFRDLSLQDVAQLLLHLESSARRQHFPFAVADAFHFDGEPALNTFLTSADSLREALRLLDWVPSLIHPSIGFVPAEPPGQRAQMQVQVLDPGGRNNDLPVFVEMIMAVMWRCCCTIAGELQIQPRVVFAHAPRATVDAYREFFGVVPEFGQVANALHLPADVLDLRLPGRLPQAHARAEEHIRQILGQVDPAQPLRPQIESLLRQQRHLLAQGIDAVAASLHMHPRTLQRRLRAENCRYSELLAELRHQLACDWLSNSAWDLEKISEELGFSDRRSFTQAFGQRQGQTPSAFRKARQEHKGQT, from the coding sequence ATGACCCTGGCTTTGGAACTGCCAGCGCTGAGTGTGTTAATGGCAGCCTGCTCGCGCAGTGGTAGCGACCTGGGCATGGCCTTAGACAGCTTCTCTGCGGGCCAGCCCAGCGGCGAGCAGTCGTTTCGTGACTTGTCTTTGCAAGATGTTGCGCAGTTGCTACTGCATTTAGAGAGTAGCGCGCGCCGCCAGCATTTTCCCTTTGCCGTCGCCGACGCTTTTCATTTTGATGGAGAGCCTGCATTGAACACCTTCCTCACCAGCGCGGATTCTTTGCGTGAGGCCTTGCGGCTTTTGGACTGGGTACCCAGTTTGATTCATCCCAGCATTGGCTTTGTTCCTGCAGAGCCCCCTGGCCAGCGCGCGCAGATGCAGGTGCAGGTCCTGGATCCAGGTGGCCGCAATAACGATCTGCCTGTATTCGTGGAAATGATTATGGCTGTGATGTGGCGTTGCTGCTGCACCATTGCGGGTGAACTGCAGATCCAGCCACGAGTAGTTTTTGCGCATGCACCACGGGCAACAGTGGATGCTTACCGTGAGTTCTTTGGGGTGGTGCCAGAGTTTGGGCAAGTAGCCAATGCCTTGCACCTACCTGCGGATGTACTCGATCTGCGCCTGCCGGGCCGTTTGCCCCAAGCTCATGCTCGGGCGGAGGAGCATATTCGCCAAATTTTGGGCCAGGTAGACCCAGCCCAGCCACTGCGACCCCAAATTGAATCGTTGCTTCGGCAGCAGCGACATTTGCTTGCTCAGGGCATAGATGCCGTTGCCGCCTCGTTGCATATGCACCCCCGGACACTGCAAAGGCGTTTGCGTGCCGAAAACTGTCGCTATTCCGAGCTGCTGGCGGAGCTGCGTCATCAACTGGCCTGTGATTGGTTGAGCAATAGCGCATGGGATTTAGAAAAAATTAGCGAGGAACTGGGGTTTAGTGACAGGCGCAGCTTTACGCAGGCTTTCGGTCAGCGGCAGGGACAAACACCCAGTGCTTTCCGCAAAGCGCGCCAGGAGCACAAGGGTCAGACTTAG